From one Pempheris klunzingeri isolate RE-2024b chromosome 5, fPemKlu1.hap1, whole genome shotgun sequence genomic stretch:
- the hapln3 gene encoding hyaluronan and proteoglycan link protein 3: MPGLLRPLLAACVYLLLPGGQCRTPGHSNGYSNGFHYQDISNGNGNGEIYFNGVRLHVESPQLAVSATRGSSVTLPCHYHYEPELATPRRTRVKWSWLPANTISAPPSPASTARETEVMVAMGNRHRSYGGFRGRVRLRRSAPGDMSLVINELQLNDTGRYRCEVIDGLEDESVTVELELRGVVFPYYSQKGRYHFNFFGAQQACQDQDATLATFEQLFAAWEEGLDWCNAGWLADGTVQYPITDPRDGCGGVDLAPGLRSYGQRHRLLHSYDAFCFSAAIKGTVYFLKHPTKLNFTEAAQACASDGGQIAKVGHLYAAWRLMGLDRCDAGWLADGSVRYPITKTRANCGPPEPGVRSFGFPPPYLRFGVYCYR; this comes from the exons ATGCCCGGTCTACTGCGCCCCCTACTGGCCGCCTGCGTGTACCTGCTGCTGCCCGGCGGACAGTGCAGGACCCCCGGACACAGCAACGGATACAGCAACGGCTTCCACTACCAGGACATCAGCAACGGCAACGGCAACGGAGAGA TCTATTTCAACGGCGTTCGTCTCCACGTGGAGTCCCCGCAGCTCGCCGTGTCGGCCACCAGGGGGAGCAGTGTCACCCTTCCCTGTCACTACCACTACGAGCCCGAGCTGGCCACGCCGCGCAGGACCCGGGTCAAGTGGTCCTGGCTGCCCGCCAACACCATCAGTGCGCCGCCGTCCCCCGCATCCACCGCCAGGGAGACTGAGGTTATGGTTGCCATGGGCAACCGTCACCGCAGCTACGGCGGCTTCCGGGGCCGCGTGCGCCTGCGACGCTCAGCGCCGGGCGACATGTCCCTAGTGATCAATGAGCTCCAACTCAACGACACGGGAAGATACCGATGTGAGGTGATCGATGGCCTGGAGGACGAGAGTGTGAcggtggagctggagctgcGGG GCGTGGTGTTCCCCTACTACTCTCAGAAAGGACGCTACCATTTTAACTTCTTTGGGGCCCAGCAAGCATGCCAGGATCAGGACGCCACTCTGGCTACGTTTGAGCAGCTCTTCGCGGCGTGGGAGGAGGGGCTCGACTGGTGCAACGCCGGCTGGCTGGCCGACGGCACCGTGCAGTATCCCATCACGGACCCACGTGACGGCTGCGGCGGCGTGGACTTGGCTCCTGGTCTGCGCAGCTACGGACAGCGGCATCGCCTCCTCCACAGCTACGATGCCTTCTGCTTCTCCGCTGCCATCAAGG GGACCGTGTACTTCCTAAAGCACCCGACCAAGCTCAACTTCACAGAGGCAGCCCAGGCTTGTGCCAGCGATGGAGGTCAAATTGCCAAAGTGGGCCACCTGTACGCCGCCTGGAGGCTGATGGGGTTGGACCGCTGCGACGCCGGCTGGTTGGCTGATGGGAGCGTCCGCTATCCCATCACAAAGACCCGGGCCAACTGCGGACCACCAGAGCCAGGGGTGCGTAGTTTTGGGTTCCCGCCTCCGTACCTGAGATTTGGTGTCTACTGTTATCGGTAG